In Labilibaculum sp. DW002, one DNA window encodes the following:
- the rplD gene encoding 50S ribosomal protein L4, translated as MELTILNTAGEDTGRKIELQDSVFGIEPNEHAIYLDVKQFLANQRQGTHKSKERADISGSTAKIKKQKGTGTARAGSIKSPLFRGGGRCFGPRPRNYSFKLNRKLKQLARKSALSVKAKNNALVVVEDFNFEAVKTKLFVDLQNNLKVADKKVLLVLNEENKNIYLSSRNLKNVEVVRVSDLATYDIMKASTLLFVESSVNGLNEMFKLN; from the coding sequence ATGGAATTAACTATTTTAAACACAGCTGGAGAAGATACAGGAAGAAAAATTGAGTTGCAAGATTCAGTTTTCGGCATCGAACCAAATGAGCACGCTATTTACTTAGATGTAAAACAATTTTTAGCAAACCAACGTCAGGGAACTCACAAGTCAAAAGAGAGAGCTGATATTTCTGGTTCAACTGCAAAAATTAAAAAGCAAAAAGGTACTGGTACAGCTCGTGCGGGTAGTATCAAGTCTCCTTTATTTCGTGGTGGTGGACGTTGTTTCGGACCACGTCCAAGAAACTACAGTTTCAAATTGAACAGAAAACTTAAGCAATTAGCTCGTAAATCTGCATTGTCAGTTAAGGCTAAAAACAACGCTTTAGTTGTTGTTGAAGATTTCAATTTTGAAGCAGTAAAGACAAAATTGTTTGTTGATCTTCAAAATAATCTGAAAGTAGCTGATAAAAAAGTACTTTTGGTTTTAAACGAAGAGAATAAAAACATATATTTGTCGTCTCGTAATTTGAAGAATGTTGAAGTTGTGCGTGTTTCTGACTTAGCAACTTATGACATTATGAAAGCTTCAACTTTGTTATTCGTTGAGAGTTCGGTTAATGGGCTCAATGAAATGTTTAAACTAAACTAA
- a CDS encoding gliding motility-associated C-terminal domain-containing protein, translating to MKQSIKLFQFSLFVMMAFLANPIFAQITAPKASLTAQTDYSDPVISENSIFVFCDNIGTGVGELIANSADGTSGWTFTWTKWDVGTGDYTIPVTVEVNQSESTLTNLTDGLYKVVISKTGETDEEGQAWVLNRTMSSQLPSFSFDRMDCVGVFFNASYVPVQLKYLDIPTANEKSFLTSYVFELTREGESIQRTPFDNYDGSVKNFFDEDAFEGENDYLMTVTDECGNEYSAPVISSETYKIHAEFSIDPMLGEAPLEITFDNNSVNAENFEWFIYQDFDRLETALTSVEDSLLIDGVLVDEDPAPYTYMHPGNYFVKLIASSNKGPETCIEEFYLKSEGTPIVVDTSLVQVPNVFTPNGDGRNDVFRVKSQSLKTFHAVLLNRWGRVVYEWKNPDEGWNGKINGKLATPGTYFYVITATGREELKKKYTKKGSFMLIRK from the coding sequence ATGAAACAATCAATCAAACTATTTCAGTTTTCACTTTTCGTGATGATGGCTTTTCTTGCCAATCCGATTTTTGCTCAGATAACAGCACCCAAAGCTTCCTTGACTGCACAAACGGATTATTCTGATCCAGTAATAAGTGAAAATTCTATTTTTGTTTTTTGCGATAATATTGGAACCGGAGTTGGAGAATTGATTGCAAATTCTGCCGATGGAACATCGGGTTGGACCTTCACTTGGACAAAGTGGGATGTTGGAACTGGCGATTATACAATTCCAGTTACGGTAGAGGTCAATCAAAGTGAATCAACTTTAACGAACCTAACAGATGGTTTGTATAAGGTCGTTATTAGTAAAACTGGTGAAACAGATGAAGAGGGGCAGGCATGGGTTTTAAATAGAACGATGAGTTCTCAGTTGCCTAGTTTTAGTTTTGATAGGATGGATTGTGTTGGTGTATTTTTTAATGCATCTTATGTACCTGTTCAATTGAAGTATCTGGATATTCCTACTGCAAATGAAAAATCATTTTTAACAAGTTATGTATTTGAGTTAACTAGAGAAGGGGAAAGTATACAAAGAACACCATTTGATAATTACGATGGATCAGTAAAGAACTTTTTCGATGAGGATGCGTTTGAGGGGGAAAATGATTATCTGATGACCGTTACAGATGAGTGCGGGAATGAATATTCTGCTCCCGTAATTTCATCAGAAACCTATAAAATACATGCGGAATTTTCGATCGACCCAATGTTAGGAGAAGCTCCCTTAGAGATTACTTTTGATAATAATTCTGTTAATGCAGAAAATTTTGAATGGTTTATTTATCAGGATTTTGATAGATTAGAAACAGCTTTAACATCTGTAGAGGATAGTTTATTGATAGATGGTGTATTGGTTGATGAAGATCCTGCACCATATACTTATATGCATCCAGGTAATTATTTTGTGAAGTTAATTGCCTCTTCGAATAAGGGACCAGAGACTTGTATTGAAGAGTTTTATTTGAAATCAGAAGGAACACCAATTGTTGTTGATACTTCTTTGGTGCAAGTGCCAAATGTTTTTACACCTAATGGCGACGGTCGAAATGATGTCTTTAGGGTAAAGTCACAATCGTTAAAAACTTTTCATGCTGTACTTTTAAATAGATGGGGACGTGTTGTGTACGAATGGAAAAATCCTGATGAAGGATGGAATGGAAAGATTAATGGCAAACTTGCTACACCAGGGACTTATTTCTATGTGATTACTGCAACAGGTAGGGAAGAGCTAAAAAAGAAATACACAAAGAAAGGATCCTTTATGCTGATTCGAAAATAA
- the rplC gene encoding 50S ribosomal protein L3 → MPGLIGKKIGMTSVYSAEGKCIPCTVIEAGPCVVTQVKTLESDGYAALQLAFDEKKEKRTTKALDGHFKKANTTPKKKLVEFSDFDKEYALGEAVTVDIFEDTVYVDVAGVSKGKGFQGVVKRHGFGGVGGATHGQHNRLRAPGSIGAASYPARVFKGMRMAGRTGGDTVKVQNLQVLKVIPENNLLLVKGSLPGSKGSYVIIEK, encoded by the coding sequence ATGCCAGGATTAATTGGAAAAAAAATCGGAATGACTTCCGTTTACAGTGCCGAGGGAAAATGTATTCCATGCACTGTCATTGAGGCAGGTCCATGTGTCGTAACACAAGTTAAGACTCTTGAGTCTGACGGTTACGCAGCACTTCAGTTGGCTTTTGATGAAAAGAAAGAAAAGCGAACAACTAAGGCGCTAGATGGGCACTTTAAAAAGGCAAACACAACTCCAAAGAAGAAACTTGTTGAATTTTCGGATTTTGACAAAGAGTATGCTTTAGGTGAGGCTGTTACTGTTGATATTTTTGAGGACACAGTTTATGTGGACGTTGCAGGGGTATCAAAGGGTAAAGGTTTCCAAGGTGTTGTAAAACGTCATGGTTTTGGCGGAGTAGGTGGCGCGACACACGGTCAGCATAATCGTTTACGTGCACCTGGTTCTATTGGTGCTGCATCTTACCCAGCAAGAGTATTTAAGGGCATGAGAATGGCCGGACGTACTGGTGGGGACACTGTGAAGGTTCAAAACCTTCAGGTTCTTAAGGTAATTCCTGAGAACAACTTATTATTAGTTAAAGGATCTCTTCCAGGGTCTAAAGGTTCATACGTAATTATTGAAAAGTAA
- the rplW gene encoding 50S ribosomal protein L23 — MEILLKPLVTEKMTDLSEKLNRVGFVVDRRATKIDIKKAVEKMYNVKVAAVNTMNYQGKKKSRFTKAGAIEGRTASFKKAIITLVEGDNIDFYSNI, encoded by the coding sequence ATGGAAATTTTATTAAAGCCCCTCGTTACCGAGAAAATGACTGACCTAAGCGAAAAATTAAATCGCGTAGGTTTCGTTGTTGATCGTAGAGCGACAAAGATCGATATTAAGAAAGCAGTTGAGAAAATGTACAACGTTAAGGTTGCGGCAGTTAATACCATGAATTATCAAGGTAAGAAGAAAAGCCGTTTTACTAAAGCTGGTGCAATTGAAGGAAGAACTGCTTCTTTTAAGAAAGCGATTATAACTTTAGTTGAAGGAGATAACATAGATTTTTATAGCAATATTTAA
- the rpsG gene encoding 30S ribosomal protein S7 — MRKSRPKKRILLPDPKFNDVLVTRFVNDLMVDGKKNLSFKIFYAALEIVKEKTEKTGKSPLEVWKKSLENITPGVEVKSRRVGGATFQVPMEIRPERKVSISIKNMVLFARKRSGKSMADKLAAEIIAGFNEEGGAYKKKEDTHRMAEANRAFAHFRF, encoded by the coding sequence ATGAGAAAATCAAGACCAAAAAAGAGAATCTTGTTACCGGATCCAAAATTTAATGATGTGTTGGTAACACGATTTGTAAATGACTTAATGGTTGACGGAAAGAAAAATCTATCATTTAAGATTTTTTATGCAGCGTTAGAAATCGTTAAGGAAAAAACTGAAAAAACAGGGAAGTCTCCTTTAGAAGTTTGGAAAAAATCATTGGAGAATATTACTCCAGGTGTTGAAGTTAAGTCTCGCCGTGTAGGTGGAGCAACTTTCCAAGTTCCAATGGAAATTCGTCCAGAAAGAAAAGTTTCTATCTCTATTAAGAATATGGTTCTTTTTGCTCGTAAGAGATCTGGTAAGTCTATGGCCGATAAGTTGGCAGCTGAAATTATTGCTGGATTCAACGAAGAAGGTGGTGCTTATAAGAAGAAAGAAGATACACATAGAATGGCTGAGGCTAACCGTGCTTTTGCTCATTTCAGATTTTAA
- the rpsL gene encoding 30S ribosomal protein S12 has translation MPTIQQLVRKGRTKLVEKSKAPALDSCPQRRGVCVRVYTTTPKKPNSAMRKVARVRLTNGKEVNAYIPGEGHNLQEHSIVLIRGGRVKDLPGVRYHLVRGALDASGVEGRMQRRSKYGTKRPKAKK, from the coding sequence ATGCCTACAATTCAACAGTTAGTTAGAAAAGGACGCACCAAACTTGTAGAGAAAAGCAAGGCTCCAGCCTTGGATTCTTGTCCTCAGAGAAGAGGAGTTTGTGTTCGTGTTTACACTACTACACCTAAGAAGCCTAACTCAGCTATGCGTAAAGTAGCTCGTGTTAGATTGACAAACGGAAAAGAAGTGAATGCTTACATTCCAGGAGAAGGACATAACTTGCAAGAGCACTCGATCGTATTGATTCGTGGTGGTCGTGTTAAGGACCTTCCAGGTGTAAGATATCACCTTGTTCGTGGTGCACTAGATGCTTCAGGAGTAGAAGGTCGTATGCAGCGTCGTTCTAAGTATGGTACTAAGAGACCAAAAGCTAAAAAGTAA
- the fusA gene encoding elongation factor G, whose product MAKRDLKYTRNVGIMAHIDAGKTTTTERILYYTGVSHKIGEVHDGAATMDWMEQEQERGITITSAATTCYWNYNDEKFQINIIDTPGHVDFTVEVERSLRVLDGAVACFCAVGGVEAQSETVWRQANKYKVPRMGFVNKMDRSGADFFKAVREVKEKLGANPVPIQIPIGTEEKFCGVVDLITMQACIWFEDESGTNYRMEEIPADLKEEAEEWRANLVEAVAEQDEELMERFFEDPDSITEDEMYAVIRKATISMEIVPMLCGSAFKNKGVQRLLDAMITYLPHPLDIDAIEGTVPGTNEVASRQPSVDEPLAALAFKIATDPFVGRLAFTRVYSGAIDAGSYVYNVRTGNKERISRLYQMHSNKQNAIDRVEAGDICACVGFKDIRTGDTLCQKETPIELESMDFPDPVIGIAVEPLTQKDVDKMGMALAKLAEEDPTFQVKSDEDSGQTVISGMGELHLDIIIDRLKREFKVECNQGAPQVSYKEAITREVEHRQVFKKQSGGRGKFADIQFRLSPVDEDFEGEGLQFIDQIKGGNIPKEFVPSVQKGFIEAMKNGVLAGYVVDSLKVVLYDGSFHPVDSDQLSFELAAKQGFKEACAKAGPIVLEPIMKVEVVTPEEYMGDIIGDLNKRRGQIEGMESKHGARVVNAKVPLSEQFGYVTVLRTLSSGRANSSMEFSHFEDVPKGIAKEVVEAAKGKVELL is encoded by the coding sequence ATGGCAAAAAGAGATTTAAAATATACCAGAAATGTTGGTATTATGGCTCACATCGATGCTGGTAAAACTACAACTACAGAACGTATCTTGTATTATACTGGTGTTTCTCACAAAATTGGTGAGGTGCATGATGGAGCTGCTACCATGGACTGGATGGAGCAAGAGCAAGAGCGTGGTATTACCATTACTTCTGCTGCTACAACTTGTTATTGGAACTACAATGACGAGAAATTCCAAATCAATATTATTGATACCCCGGGTCACGTTGACTTTACTGTAGAGGTAGAGCGTTCTTTACGTGTTCTTGATGGTGCTGTAGCATGTTTTTGTGCTGTAGGTGGAGTTGAAGCTCAATCTGAGACAGTTTGGAGACAAGCTAATAAATATAAAGTTCCTCGTATGGGTTTTGTGAACAAGATGGACCGTTCTGGTGCTGATTTTTTCAAAGCTGTACGTGAGGTTAAGGAAAAGCTTGGTGCTAATCCTGTACCTATTCAAATTCCAATCGGAACAGAAGAGAAGTTTTGTGGTGTAGTTGATTTGATTACAATGCAAGCTTGTATCTGGTTCGAAGATGAGAGTGGAACAAACTACAGAATGGAAGAAATTCCAGCTGATCTTAAAGAAGAAGCTGAAGAGTGGAGAGCTAATCTTGTAGAGGCAGTAGCTGAGCAGGATGAAGAGCTGATGGAGCGTTTCTTCGAAGATCCAGATTCTATTACTGAAGATGAGATGTATGCGGTTATCCGTAAGGCTACTATTAGCATGGAAATTGTTCCAATGTTATGTGGTTCTGCATTTAAGAATAAAGGTGTTCAGAGATTATTGGATGCTATGATTACTTACTTGCCACATCCATTAGATATTGATGCTATTGAAGGTACTGTTCCTGGAACTAACGAAGTTGCTTCTAGACAACCATCGGTTGATGAGCCTTTAGCAGCACTTGCATTTAAAATTGCTACTGACCCATTTGTAGGTCGTTTGGCATTTACACGTGTGTATTCAGGTGCTATTGATGCAGGTTCATACGTTTATAACGTAAGAACAGGTAACAAAGAGCGTATTTCACGTTTATATCAAATGCATTCAAACAAGCAAAATGCTATCGACCGTGTTGAGGCTGGTGATATTTGTGCTTGTGTAGGTTTTAAAGATATTCGTACTGGAGATACTCTTTGTCAAAAAGAAACTCCAATCGAATTAGAATCTATGGATTTCCCAGATCCAGTAATTGGTATTGCTGTTGAGCCTTTGACTCAGAAAGATGTGGATAAGATGGGTATGGCTTTAGCTAAACTAGCTGAAGAGGATCCTACATTCCAGGTTAAGTCTGACGAAGATTCAGGTCAAACAGTAATCTCTGGTATGGGTGAGCTTCACCTTGATATTATTATTGACCGTTTGAAGCGTGAATTCAAGGTTGAGTGTAACCAAGGTGCGCCTCAGGTTTCATATAAGGAAGCTATTACTCGCGAAGTTGAGCACCGTCAGGTATTCAAGAAGCAGTCTGGTGGACGTGGTAAATTTGCTGATATTCAATTCCGTTTATCTCCGGTTGATGAAGATTTCGAAGGAGAAGGATTACAGTTTATTGACCAAATTAAAGGTGGTAACATTCCAAAAGAATTTGTACCATCTGTACAGAAAGGTTTTATTGAAGCAATGAAAAACGGTGTATTGGCAGGTTATGTTGTCGATTCATTGAAAGTTGTTTTGTATGATGGATCTTTCCACCCGGTTGACTCGGATCAATTATCATTTGAGTTGGCTGCTAAGCAAGGTTTCAAAGAAGCTTGTGCTAAGGCAGGACCAATCGTTCTTGAGCCTATTATGAAAGTTGAAGTTGTTACTCCAGAAGAATATATGGGTGATATCATCGGTGACTTGAATAAGCGTCGTGGTCAGATCGAAGGAATGGAGTCTAAGCATGGTGCTCGTGTTGTAAACGCGAAGGTACCTTTGTCTGAGCAATTCGGTTATGTAACTGTATTGAGAACTCTATCTTCTGGTCGTGCGAACTCTTCTATGGAATTCTCACATTTTGAAGATGTACCTAAGGGAATTGCAAAAGAGGTTGTAGAAGCCGCTAAGGGTAAAGTAGAATTATTGTAA
- a CDS encoding elongation factor G, whose amino-acid sequence MKVYQSNEIKNIALIGNAGSGKTTLAEAMLFEGGVISRRGNVDDNNTVSDYNPVEHEHGNSVFSTVLYTEWLGKKINFIDTPGAEDFAGGVISALNVVDTGLMLINAQHGVEVGTEILGRRATKRNKPLIFVVNHLDHEKANFEQSIESAKVSFGNKVAIVQYPVNAGNGFDAVVDVLKMKMYKWGPEGGKPEILDIPESESEKANELHNELVEAAAENDEALMELYFDKGSLTEDEMREGMRKGMTACDLYPVFCISAKKDMGVRRLMEFIGNIVPFVTEMPAIPTVSGREAKCDANAPTSLFVFKTSIEPHIGEVNYFKVISGKIKEGDDLTNINNGTKERLSQLYAVAGRHREKVSELVAGDIGATVKLKNTKNNHTLNCKDCDFIYKDIDFPEPKYRTAVNALDEADDERLGELLHRMHEEDPTIIIEYSKELKQILLHSQGEFHLNTLKWRLKHNDKMEIEFKSPKIPYRETITKQAAADYRHKKQSGGSGQFGEVHLIIEPYYEGIPDPTSFKVDGKEFKVNLRGTEVVDLEWGGKLVFCNCIVGGVIDTRFLPAIMKGIMEKMDEGPLTGSYARDIRVTVYDGKMHAVDSNEISFKLAGRHAFSEAFKNAAPKILEPIYDIEILVPEDRMGDVMSDLQTRRAMIMGMEAEKGFQKILAKVPLKEMDRYSTSLSSLTGGRAQFSMKFAEYDKVPNDVQVELLASYEEETAEV is encoded by the coding sequence ATGAAAGTTTATCAATCTAATGAAATTAAAAACATCGCGCTCATTGGCAATGCCGGCTCGGGTAAAACGACCCTAGCTGAAGCAATGTTATTTGAAGGCGGTGTTATTAGTAGACGCGGAAACGTGGATGATAATAACACCGTTTCTGATTACAACCCGGTAGAGCACGAGCATGGCAATTCTGTTTTCTCAACAGTTTTGTACACAGAATGGTTAGGAAAGAAAATCAATTTTATCGACACGCCAGGTGCTGAAGATTTCGCAGGTGGTGTTATTTCTGCCCTAAATGTGGTTGATACCGGTTTGATGCTAATTAATGCTCAACACGGTGTTGAAGTAGGAACTGAGATTCTTGGTAGAAGAGCGACTAAGAGAAACAAACCTTTGATCTTTGTTGTAAATCACCTCGATCATGAAAAAGCTAATTTCGAGCAAAGTATCGAATCTGCTAAGGTAAGCTTTGGTAACAAGGTTGCTATTGTTCAGTATCCTGTAAATGCTGGAAATGGTTTCGATGCCGTTGTTGATGTTTTAAAAATGAAAATGTATAAGTGGGGTCCTGAAGGCGGGAAACCAGAAATACTTGACATCCCGGAGTCTGAGTCAGAAAAGGCAAATGAACTACACAACGAACTTGTTGAAGCAGCAGCTGAAAATGATGAAGCTTTAATGGAACTTTATTTCGATAAAGGAAGTTTGACTGAGGATGAGATGAGAGAAGGAATGAGAAAAGGGATGACAGCTTGTGATCTATATCCTGTTTTCTGTATTTCTGCAAAAAAAGATATGGGTGTTCGACGCCTAATGGAATTTATTGGTAATATCGTACCATTCGTAACAGAGATGCCTGCCATTCCTACCGTAAGCGGACGTGAAGCAAAATGTGATGCGAATGCTCCGACTTCCTTATTTGTATTTAAAACATCTATTGAACCACATATTGGTGAAGTCAATTACTTCAAAGTAATATCTGGTAAAATTAAGGAAGGTGATGATTTAACGAATATTAATAATGGCACAAAAGAACGTCTTTCTCAGCTATATGCTGTTGCAGGTCGTCATCGTGAAAAAGTTTCAGAACTTGTAGCGGGTGATATTGGTGCTACCGTAAAACTTAAAAATACAAAGAACAATCATACTTTAAACTGTAAGGATTGTGACTTTATATATAAGGATATTGATTTCCCTGAACCAAAGTACAGAACTGCTGTTAATGCACTTGACGAAGCAGACGATGAGCGCTTAGGAGAATTACTTCACAGAATGCACGAAGAAGATCCTACGATTATAATTGAGTACTCGAAAGAACTTAAACAAATACTTCTTCATAGTCAGGGTGAATTCCACTTAAATACGCTTAAGTGGCGATTGAAGCATAATGACAAAATGGAGATTGAATTTAAATCGCCTAAAATACCATATCGCGAAACAATTACCAAACAGGCTGCTGCTGATTATCGCCACAAAAAACAATCAGGTGGTTCGGGGCAGTTTGGTGAAGTTCATTTAATTATCGAACCTTATTATGAGGGGATTCCAGACCCTACATCATTTAAAGTAGACGGAAAAGAATTTAAGGTGAACCTTAGAGGCACAGAAGTTGTCGATCTTGAATGGGGTGGTAAATTGGTCTTCTGCAATTGTATTGTAGGTGGAGTTATCGATACCCGTTTCCTACCAGCAATTATGAAAGGTATCATGGAAAAAATGGATGAAGGTCCTTTGACAGGTTCATACGCTCGTGATATTCGCGTTACAGTTTACGACGGTAAAATGCACGCCGTAGATTCAAATGAAATCTCATTTAAACTTGCAGGTCGCCATGCCTTTAGTGAAGCTTTTAAAAATGCTGCTCCTAAGATTCTAGAGCCAATTTATGATATTGAAATTCTGGTTCCTGAGGATAGAATGGGTGATGTGATGAGTGATCTTCAAACTCGCCGTGCTATGATTATGGGAATGGAAGCTGAGAAAGGATTCCAGAAGATTTTAGCTAAGGTGCCTCTTAAAGAGATGGATCGTTATTCAACTTCCTTAAGTTCATTAACGGGTGGACGAGCTCAATTCTCAATGAAGTTTGCAGAGTACGACAAAGTACCTAATGATGTTCAAGTAGAATTACTAGCTTCTTACGAAGAAGAGACTGCTGAAGTATAA
- a CDS encoding ATP-dependent helicase has protein sequence MDYLNELNPVQREAVEKTDGPSLVIAGAGSGKTRVLTYRIAHLLNKGVRPYTILALTFTNKAAREMKERIGHIVGSEQAQSLWMGTFHSTFAKILRYEAEHLGFDSNFTIYDTQDSKNLLRSIIKEMKLDDKVYKANDILNRISSAKNNLVTATAYSQNSAAQEIDASNRRPLTAEIYKRYSHRCRQANAMDFDDLLLQTNILFKSSPEVLAKYQAKFKYILVDEYQDTNYSQYLIVKKLAEQHKNVSVVGDDAQSIYSFRGAKIENILNFRNDYPDYQLFKLEQNYRSTKIIVNAANSVIKKNQGQIKKESFSEKEGGENIKVIKAMTDHEEGYIIANDLYETKMRHRLKFEDFAILYRTNAQSRIFEESLRKLNLPYKIYGGLSFYQRKEIKDLLSYFRMAVNPNDEEAIKRVINYPKRGIGATTISKLQEAAAQNESSIWDIVCGLNQRPYGINGGTISKLMKFATLITDFQKMQETESAFDLANHIAKTTGIIKELYNDRSPEGVSRHENIQELLNAIQDFTQIALEEGKENKLANYLEDVALLTDHDNEKDEDRNKISMMTIHSAKGLEFPHLYLVGLEEDLFPSQMATSTQQELEEERRLFYVALTRAETKVSLSFAKSRYKWGNMSYPRPSRFLNEIDEKYVDNQFEKEPEFNGASSDNFQSNSDSEVVSQSRKFQAKRSLNTKPKLNQPTARIKASSQQQDDPNFKPSNPELIQAGMVVEHQRFGKGKVLQMEGSKPNIKATVFFQNVGQKQLLLKFAKLKIVG, from the coding sequence ATGGATTATTTAAACGAATTAAATCCTGTTCAGCGCGAAGCTGTAGAAAAAACAGATGGACCGTCTCTTGTAATTGCTGGTGCAGGATCAGGGAAAACACGTGTATTAACATACCGAATTGCTCACCTTTTAAATAAAGGGGTGCGTCCGTATACCATATTAGCTCTTACCTTCACCAATAAAGCTGCTCGCGAAATGAAAGAGCGTATTGGCCATATTGTTGGTTCAGAACAAGCACAATCACTTTGGATGGGAACTTTTCATTCCACTTTTGCAAAAATTCTGCGCTACGAAGCTGAACATTTAGGCTTCGATTCCAACTTTACTATTTACGACACTCAAGATTCCAAAAATCTACTTCGCAGCATTATCAAAGAGATGAAACTGGATGATAAGGTCTATAAAGCGAATGATATTTTGAATCGTATCTCATCGGCTAAAAATAACTTGGTAACCGCAACTGCTTATTCCCAAAATTCTGCTGCTCAAGAAATAGATGCTTCTAACCGCAGACCACTAACTGCAGAAATATATAAACGATATAGCCATCGTTGTCGACAAGCCAATGCTATGGATTTTGATGATCTGCTTTTACAAACCAATATTCTGTTTAAAAGTTCACCTGAAGTATTAGCCAAATACCAAGCCAAATTCAAATACATACTTGTAGATGAGTACCAAGATACCAACTACTCGCAATATTTAATTGTGAAAAAATTGGCCGAACAGCATAAAAATGTAAGTGTTGTAGGTGATGATGCTCAAAGTATTTATTCATTCCGTGGAGCAAAAATTGAAAATATTCTAAACTTCAGAAATGACTACCCTGATTACCAATTATTCAAACTAGAACAAAATTACCGATCTACAAAGATCATTGTGAATGCTGCAAACTCAGTAATCAAAAAAAATCAGGGGCAGATAAAAAAAGAGTCTTTCTCAGAAAAAGAAGGTGGCGAAAATATCAAGGTTATAAAAGCTATGACCGACCACGAAGAGGGATATATTATTGCCAACGATCTTTATGAAACAAAAATGCGTCATCGACTCAAATTCGAAGATTTTGCAATTTTATACAGAACAAATGCTCAATCGAGAATTTTCGAGGAATCATTAAGAAAACTTAACCTGCCCTATAAGATTTACGGCGGACTTTCTTTTTATCAGCGAAAAGAAATTAAAGATCTGCTTTCTTATTTTAGAATGGCTGTGAATCCTAACGACGAAGAAGCCATAAAGCGTGTTATTAACTACCCTAAAAGAGGAATTGGAGCAACTACCATTAGCAAATTACAGGAAGCGGCAGCACAAAACGAATCGAGCATTTGGGATATTGTCTGTGGACTTAACCAAAGACCTTACGGAATTAATGGAGGTACGATTTCAAAACTAATGAAATTCGCTACTTTAATTACCGATTTCCAAAAAATGCAGGAAACAGAATCTGCATTTGATCTTGCTAACCACATTGCAAAAACTACTGGTATTATTAAAGAACTCTATAACGACAGATCGCCTGAAGGTGTATCGCGTCATGAAAATATTCAGGAACTTTTAAATGCTATTCAGGATTTTACTCAAATCGCACTGGAAGAAGGCAAAGAGAACAAGCTAGCCAATTATCTTGAAGATGTTGCTTTACTTACAGATCATGACAATGAAAAAGACGAAGATCGGAATAAGATTAGCATGATGACGATTCACTCTGCAAAAGGATTGGAATTCCCTCACCTTTATCTTGTTGGTCTAGAAGAAGATTTATTCCCGTCACAAATGGCCACGAGCACTCAGCAAGAACTTGAGGAGGAAAGAAGACTTTTTTATGTTGCTTTAACAAGAGCAGAAACTAAAGTCAGCTTGTCTTTTGCTAAATCGAGATACAAATGGGGCAATATGAGTTATCCTCGTCCTAGTCGTTTTTTAAACGAAATTGACGAAAAGTATGTTGATAATCAATTTGAAAAAGAACCTGAATTTAATGGAGCAAGCAGCGATAATTTCCAAAGCAATTCGGATTCAGAAGTTGTTAGCCAATCAAGAAAATTCCAGGCAAAAAGAAGTTTAAACACAAAACCTAAACTTAATCAACCTACTGCACGTATTAAAGCAAGTAGTCAACAGCAAGACGATCCGAACTTCAAGCCATCAAACCCAGAATTAATTCAGGCAGGCATGGTAGTAGAACACCAACGGTTCGGAAAGGGAAAAGTTTTGCAAATGGAAGGTAGCAAGCCAAATATCAAAGCAACGGTATTCTTTCAAAATGTTGGTCAAAAACAATTATTATTAAAATTTGCAAAACTTAAAATTGTTGGATAA
- the rpsJ gene encoding 30S ribosomal protein S10, with amino-acid sequence MSQKIRIKLKSYDHNLVDKSADKIVKTVKATGAVVSGPIPLPTHKRIFTVLRSTFVNKKSREQFQLSSFKRLIDIYSSTANTIDALMKLELPSGVEVEIKV; translated from the coding sequence ATGAGCCAGAAAATTAGAATTAAACTGAAATCTTACGATCACAACTTGGTTGACAAGTCAGCTGATAAGATTGTAAAAACAGTTAAGGCTACAGGTGCGGTAGTAAGTGGACCAATTCCACTTCCTACTCACAAGAGAATATTTACTGTTCTTCGTTCAACTTTTGTGAACAAGAAATCAAGAGAACAATTTCAGCTTTCTTCATTTAAGCGTTTAATTGACATTTACAGTTCAACTGCAAATACGATTGATGCTTTAATGAAACTTGAGTTGCCAAGTGGAGTAGAAGTTGAAATTAAGGTTTGA